A window from Opitutia bacterium ISCC 52 encodes these proteins:
- a CDS encoding aminotransferase class V-fold PLP-dependent enzyme produces MAYFDYNATTPLSSAGKQALLEGLESNWVNPSSPYRDSAQVHNVLEKSRLSLAERFQKSPSELVFTGGATEANNAIIRYIARQIPADSELLISPFEHPSVSEAADASLDGRVRRLKALKDGRIDMENLIQAFNSENIGACSLMAVNNESGVVQPWHEVSQLCREAGILMHCDASQWFGKFEGGDFSDCDFVVGCAHKFCGPKGVGFATLSSNSHGFRSQLGGGQESGRRGGTENVPSILSMVAAMNEAESWLQEMGQQSSYRNEFEDSVKTNIPELVCIGNTATRAPNTSFLVMPRFENVRWVRKLDLRGFQVSTGSACSTGSTHSSPLLEALGFPDDAGRRTIRVSSGPKTLGSDWQALSSAFQEVWEELLSSGNSGNTEVISI; encoded by the coding sequence ATGGCCTACTTTGACTACAATGCCACCACCCCTCTTAGCTCGGCTGGCAAACAGGCGTTGCTGGAAGGGCTGGAGTCAAATTGGGTAAATCCTTCGAGCCCTTATCGTGATTCCGCCCAAGTTCATAATGTGCTTGAAAAGTCTCGGCTATCACTTGCTGAACGATTCCAGAAGTCGCCAAGCGAGCTGGTATTCACAGGAGGTGCTACCGAGGCGAACAATGCAATTATTCGATACATTGCACGACAGATTCCAGCTGATTCCGAACTCCTGATATCTCCGTTTGAGCATCCTTCAGTTTCAGAAGCTGCAGATGCTTCATTAGATGGAAGGGTACGTCGATTAAAGGCGCTGAAGGATGGGCGCATCGATATGGAGAACCTCATTCAAGCATTCAATTCGGAAAATATCGGAGCTTGTTCTCTAATGGCGGTTAACAACGAATCGGGTGTTGTTCAGCCCTGGCATGAGGTATCTCAACTTTGCCGAGAGGCCGGTATCTTGATGCATTGCGATGCATCTCAATGGTTCGGGAAGTTCGAAGGGGGTGACTTTTCAGATTGTGACTTTGTAGTCGGTTGTGCGCATAAGTTTTGTGGACCCAAAGGTGTAGGATTTGCCACTCTTTCAAGTAACAGCCATGGATTTAGATCTCAGTTGGGGGGTGGTCAGGAGTCCGGAAGGCGAGGAGGCACTGAAAATGTTCCCTCGATACTTTCCATGGTGGCTGCAATGAATGAAGCAGAGTCCTGGTTGCAGGAGATGGGTCAGCAATCATCCTATCGGAATGAGTTTGAAGACAGTGTGAAAACTAACATTCCCGAATTAGTCTGTATCGGAAATACAGCTACGCGTGCTCCCAATACATCCTTCCTGGTGATGCCCAGGTTTGAAAATGTGCGTTGGGTAAGGAAACTGGATCTGAGAGGATTTCAGGTGTCTACAGGATCTGCTTGTTCAACTGGTTCCACGCACTCCTCTCCTTTATTAGAGGCGCTTGGTTTTCCTGATGATGCTGGGCGGCGTACTATTCGTGTGAGTTCTGGTCCTAAAACCTTAGGCTCTGATTGGCAGGCTTTATCAAGTGCGTTCCAAGAGGTCTGGGAGGAGCTATTGAGCTCCGGCAACTCAGGCAATACAGAAGTGATTTCAATATAG
- a CDS encoding LysM peptidoglycan-binding domain-containing protein: MPAFLKLILNFRPVSGILVASLVVMIGCVQPKGEELSEQDISSFRTGESYLSQGRHDQALAAFLKVVETTPIAPESHLYLGQLYLEHTKDPVLAIYHFGQYLKFNPTSRQAPMVRELINTAKKEFARTFPADLFNAELERMDMLAVIEQKDAEILSLKKELARLQAEQNSLNLRLQKMQSRAPSYTAPEAPVVTQQQRRVQPLPRSNLLGGQTAAPTTAPGNVRVHVVQPGDNLAKISRQYYGDASRVVDIYEANRDIIPNVNTISEGQSLKLPD; this comes from the coding sequence ATGCCTGCATTTCTAAAGTTAATTCTCAATTTTCGACCAGTTTCTGGAATCCTGGTTGCATCTCTCGTGGTAATGATCGGATGTGTCCAGCCCAAGGGTGAAGAATTATCAGAGCAAGACATCTCTAGTTTCAGAACGGGCGAGAGTTATCTCAGCCAAGGGCGCCACGATCAGGCATTGGCTGCTTTTCTTAAAGTGGTAGAAACGACACCCATTGCTCCTGAATCGCATCTCTACTTAGGGCAACTGTATCTCGAGCATACCAAAGATCCAGTTCTGGCGATTTACCATTTTGGACAATACTTAAAGTTCAACCCGACCTCACGGCAGGCACCCATGGTACGTGAGCTTATAAATACCGCCAAAAAGGAGTTTGCGCGGACTTTCCCGGCGGACCTGTTCAACGCCGAGCTTGAGCGTATGGATATGCTCGCTGTAATTGAACAGAAAGATGCGGAGATCCTATCTTTAAAAAAGGAATTAGCCCGTTTGCAGGCTGAGCAAAATTCCCTAAATCTGCGGTTACAGAAAATGCAGTCGAGAGCACCTTCATACACTGCGCCTGAAGCTCCGGTAGTCACACAACAACAACGCCGAGTTCAGCCATTACCTCGGAGTAATCTACTTGGAGGTCAAACAGCTGCCCCAACTACAGCTCCAGGAAACGTACGCGTTCACGTTGTACAGCCCGGAGATAATCTGGCCAAGATTAGTCGGCAGTACTACGGAGATGCCAGCAGAGTTGTTGATATATACGAAGCGAACCGAGACATCATTCCAAATGTAAATACCATCTCGGAAGGGCAGAGTCTAAAACTTCCAGATTAG
- a CDS encoding KpsF/GutQ family sugar-phosphate isomerase, with amino-acid sequence MQVESQAILDTADALDESFAQVVESIQAVVDKEGKLILAGLGKNSGICQKLVGTFNSIGVSSSFLDPVQAVHGDLGMCQAEDLAIVFSNSGETREVIELIPLLRRLGVQTVAVTSEKTSSLGTVCDLVLSYVANEEACPLNLAPTASTTASLALIDAVAMVFLDQGHFSKEDFAKFHPSGSLGASLLLKVDEIMRSGERFASIPVGSTVQETIVEMTRAKAGSISILEKSGQLAGIFTDADLRRAILKDTEVFPKLIDDYMTRQPIVISSGALVADALKAFEENKIDDLLVVDRNNKPVGVIDGQDLPKLRIV; translated from the coding sequence ATGCAAGTCGAGTCCCAGGCGATCCTCGATACGGCTGATGCCTTAGATGAATCATTTGCCCAAGTCGTGGAATCCATCCAAGCGGTGGTGGATAAAGAGGGAAAGCTCATACTTGCAGGTTTGGGAAAAAATTCAGGCATCTGCCAGAAGCTTGTCGGAACGTTCAACAGCATTGGCGTTTCATCGTCCTTTCTAGATCCAGTGCAAGCGGTCCATGGTGACTTAGGGATGTGCCAAGCTGAAGATCTAGCTATTGTTTTCAGCAATAGTGGAGAGACAAGGGAAGTTATAGAACTGATCCCTCTACTTCGCCGTTTGGGTGTCCAAACAGTCGCCGTTACCAGTGAAAAAACGAGCAGTCTGGGGACTGTCTGTGATTTGGTGTTGAGCTATGTAGCCAACGAAGAGGCTTGCCCTCTCAATTTAGCACCCACAGCAAGCACAACGGCTTCGTTAGCTTTAATCGATGCTGTGGCCATGGTATTCTTGGATCAGGGACACTTTAGTAAAGAGGACTTTGCGAAATTCCATCCCTCCGGATCCCTGGGTGCCAGTCTTCTTCTGAAGGTGGACGAGATCATGCGATCCGGCGAACGCTTTGCCAGTATCCCAGTTGGAAGCACCGTCCAAGAAACTATTGTTGAGATGACCCGAGCTAAGGCCGGTTCAATTTCTATTCTTGAGAAATCAGGCCAACTAGCCGGAATTTTTACGGATGCCGACTTGAGACGTGCCATCCTCAAAGACACCGAAGTATTTCCAAAATTGATAGATGATTACATGACTCGGCAACCCATTGTAATATCGTCGGGCGCGCTCGTAGCCGATGCCTTAAAGGCCTTTGAGGAAAACAAAATCGATGACCTTCTTGTTGTAGATAGGAACAACAAGCCTGTCGGAGTCATCGACGGTCAGGATCTACCAAAACTTCGGATCGTTTGA
- a CDS encoding secondary thiamine-phosphate synthase enzyme YjbQ: MSVSQTTVSIGTHGKGTQEITDLLRDRILEAGCEVGTISVFCHHTSCSLVLMENADPSARRDLEDWMERMVPENDPHFTHTYEGPDDMPSHIKMALTRSSETIPFSGGHPLLGTWQGLFLWEHRSRPHQRKLTITVVGD; encoded by the coding sequence ATGTCAGTTTCTCAGACTACTGTTTCAATCGGTACCCATGGTAAAGGGACCCAGGAAATAACTGATCTGCTTCGCGACAGAATTTTGGAGGCTGGCTGCGAGGTTGGAACCATTTCGGTGTTTTGTCATCACACCAGTTGTAGCTTGGTTCTCATGGAAAATGCGGATCCCTCTGCACGGCGAGATTTAGAGGATTGGATGGAGCGCATGGTTCCTGAAAACGATCCACATTTTACACATACTTACGAAGGCCCCGATGACATGCCCAGCCATATAAAAATGGCTCTTACACGGTCTTCCGAAACGATTCCCTTTTCTGGAGGGCACCCTCTTTTAGGAACATGGCAGGGTTTATTTTTGTGGGAGCATCGAAGCCGTCCTCACCAAAGGAAGCTAACCATCACTGTGGTAGGAGACTGA
- a CDS encoding S1C family serine protease, with amino-acid sequence MKVGLKHVGILSGYNLHTHFGTSFTKKTGFILVLLVLGISSGDLLAQAQSEFNALQRRVTGIYDDNATGVIRVFAAHSTFDERGDLQEGVQIGSGCFISREGHILAAASVVSNSNRTWFEYEGVTYSSELIGVERSINLALLKANNLPEDFTFFIPEANQALPDVGSLAVIISCPLNLAPSPSLTMVAGAESKFGAREFPTTQLRINKRVRDGEGGSPVIDLNGRFLGILAWSVPEIESGYVLPARSVLRVRDDLLFAGKFIHGWIGIDIKSRSTIRDGLQIFLAGIVEGSPAAEAGLMQGDVLVRLGDFGIHSFSDVRNAMFFARAGQFLDVQVFRDGVLQDFTVKVVERPEDQPSAPEPAEVTNPAEESPASPEEEGEEEKPS; translated from the coding sequence ATGAAAGTAGGGTTGAAGCATGTAGGTATTCTATCTGGGTACAATCTGCATACTCATTTCGGAACATCCTTCACCAAAAAGACTGGGTTCATTCTAGTTTTGCTTGTTCTGGGAATATCATCGGGAGATCTGTTGGCTCAGGCCCAGAGTGAATTCAATGCGCTACAACGCCGCGTGACGGGCATTTACGATGACAATGCGACTGGCGTAATTCGAGTGTTTGCTGCTCATTCCACCTTTGATGAACGGGGAGATTTACAAGAAGGAGTCCAAATAGGTTCTGGATGCTTTATTAGTCGAGAAGGGCACATCCTGGCAGCCGCCTCCGTAGTATCGAATTCGAACAGAACTTGGTTTGAATATGAAGGGGTCACTTACTCTTCCGAGCTGATTGGAGTTGAAAGGTCTATTAACCTGGCTCTCTTGAAGGCGAACAACCTGCCTGAAGATTTTACATTTTTCATTCCCGAAGCTAATCAGGCTTTGCCTGATGTCGGTTCATTAGCGGTTATTATTTCTTGCCCATTGAACCTCGCGCCATCCCCTTCCTTGACCATGGTCGCTGGGGCCGAATCTAAATTTGGGGCACGAGAGTTCCCAACGACTCAACTAAGAATAAACAAACGAGTTCGAGATGGTGAAGGTGGCTCCCCTGTAATCGACTTGAATGGACGGTTTTTGGGTATTCTTGCCTGGTCAGTGCCGGAAATCGAATCAGGCTATGTATTACCAGCCCGGTCTGTTCTCCGAGTGCGTGATGATCTCCTGTTTGCCGGGAAATTTATTCATGGTTGGATAGGAATTGATATTAAGAGCCGTTCCACCATTCGTGATGGATTGCAGATATTTCTGGCGGGCATTGTTGAAGGCTCACCTGCTGCTGAAGCTGGTCTGATGCAAGGTGATGTGTTGGTTCGTTTGGGGGATTTTGGAATCCACTCATTTTCCGATGTGAGAAATGCCATGTTTTTTGCTCGAGCTGGTCAATTTTTGGATGTTCAAGTATTTCGCGATGGTGTTTTGCAGGACTTCACTGTCAAAGTGGTTGAGCGCCCTGAAGATCAGCCATCAGCTCCTGAACCAGCGGAAGTTACTAATCCTGCTGAAGAAAGCCCTGCTAGTCCTGAAGAAGAGGGAGAGGAAGAGAAACCTTCCTGA
- a CDS encoding sigma-70 family RNA polymerase sigma factor, with the protein MGSSLASSSVSFVKSITQPFTGSDQALSERDADWLVVQRVQAGDVAAFDELVIKYRERIYSVIYNLTSNKEDSFDLSQEAFIKAFQSIARFKGKSSFFTWLYRISVNTTLSFLKKNRHRRFLSYENISEETGTSDIIEVLAAKTSTEKPTLLKELQHKLNEALQTLSVKHRTVLVLFEIDNLSHQEIAEIMNCSVGTVRSRLHYAKKQLQSELQDLLD; encoded by the coding sequence ATGGGTTCCAGCCTAGCGTCTTCTTCCGTGAGCTTTGTAAAGTCCATCACTCAACCATTTACCGGGTCTGATCAGGCATTGTCTGAAAGAGATGCGGATTGGCTGGTTGTTCAGCGCGTTCAGGCGGGTGATGTAGCTGCATTTGATGAATTGGTCATTAAATACAGAGAGCGAATTTATTCAGTTATCTATAATCTCACCTCCAATAAAGAAGACTCTTTCGACCTCTCCCAGGAGGCATTTATTAAGGCATTTCAGTCGATTGCCCGGTTTAAGGGGAAATCTTCGTTTTTTACCTGGCTCTACCGAATTTCTGTTAACACGACCCTCTCATTCCTTAAAAAGAACCGCCATCGCAGGTTTTTGAGCTATGAGAATATCTCAGAGGAGACAGGCACAAGTGACATAATTGAGGTCCTGGCAGCTAAGACCAGTACTGAAAAGCCCACTTTATTGAAAGAATTGCAGCATAAATTGAACGAAGCGCTGCAAACGTTGTCTGTTAAGCATAGAACGGTCCTTGTATTGTTCGAAATTGACAACCTGTCCCACCAAGAAATTGCCGAGATCATGAATTGTTCAGTCGGAACCGTCCGGTCCCGGCTGCACTACGCCAAAAAACAGCTTCAATCCGAACTACAAGACCTGCTCGATTAA
- a CDS encoding AURKAIP1/COX24 domain-containing protein, with amino-acid sequence MGNLKKKRRKKIAKHKRRKRSRANRHKKRSWG; translated from the coding sequence ATGGGAAATCTTAAGAAGAAACGCCGCAAAAAGATCGCTAAGCATAAGCGACGTAAGCGTTCACGCGCAAATCGTCATAAGAAGCGTTCATGGGGTTAA